ACCCCTGGGCCCGCAGGTGCTGGGAGTCGCGGTGGAAGGCGTCGGCGACCAGGCCCTTGCCGCCCAGGCCGTTGAGGACGCGCAGGCCGCCCGCGAGGTCGGCGATGCGGGAGGTGAGGACGCCCTGACGGTCGCGGTACTCCGTCTCGGCGCCCTGGAGACGGGACAGGAAGGGGCCGACGAGGAGCACGATCGCCGGGATGCCGAGCAGGACCACGACCGCGAGGAGCGGAGAGACCGACACCAGCAGGGCGGCCACCGTCAGATAGGCGACGCACGCGCCGACGCCCGGGCCGACGACGGTCAGGGCGCCGGCGATCGTCTGCACGTCGCCCACGCCGATCGTGACGACCTCACCGGCTCCGGTCCGGCGCGAGAGGGCGGCGCCGAGGCGGACCGCCTGTCCGACGACCACCTTGACCGTGCGGAAGTTGGCGTCCATCCGCACCCGCGTCATCGTGCGGTGCCGCATGATGCTCAGCCAGGCGTTGAAGGAGCCGACCGCGAACAGGGCGAAGCACCAGCCGGCGAGCGCCGCCCAGTCGCCCGGCTCCAGGCCCTCGTCGATCGCCTTCGCCATCAGATACGGCGTCGCCGCCAGCAGCACCATCCAGGAGCTGCCCAGCAGCGCCCCGGCCACGGACCGCCCCGGCTGACAGCGCACGAGCCACCACAGATACCGCCAGCCGCCCCGGACGTCGGGCGTGCCGGGGTCCTCGTACGCGTCGATCACCTGTCCCCCTGTCGATTCACGCCAGGCTGTCCCGCCAGGCCCGGTGCAGATCCGCGAACCGTCCCGTGCCCGCGACGAGTTCGGCCGGTGTGCCGTCCTCGACGACCCTGCCGTGCTCCATGACCAACACCCGGTCGGCGATCTCCACGGTCGACAGCCGGTGCGCGATCACCACGGCTGTACGGCCCTTGAGGACCGTCGCCATCGCCCGCTGCACGGCCCGCTCGCCGGGGATGTCGAGCGAACTGGTCGCCTCGTCCAGGATCAGCACCGCCGGATCGGCGAGCAGTGCCCGCGCGAACGCCACGAGCTGGCGCTGACCCGCCGAGATACGGCCGCCCCGCTTGCGTACGTCCGTGTCGTAGCCGTCGGGCAGGGCGCTGATGAAGTCGTGCGCGCCGATCGCCTTCGCCGCCTGCTCGATCTCCTCGCGGGTGGCGTCCGGCCGGCCGATCGCGATGTTCTCGGCGACCGTGCCGGAGAACAGGAACGCCTCCTGCGTCACCATGACCACCCCGCGCCGCAGTTCGGGCACGGCGAGCTCGCGGAGGTCCACGCCGTCCAGGAGGACGCGGCCGTCCGAGGGGTCGTAGAAACGGGCGAGGAGCTTGGCGAGTGTCGACTTTCCGGCGCCGGTCGAGCCGACCACCGCGACCGTCTGCCCGGCGGGCAGGGTCAGATCGAAGCGGGGGAGCACCTCGCCGCCGGTGCGGTAGGCGAAGCGGACGCCGTCGAAGACGACCTCGCGGCCCGGGTGCTGCGACTCGAGGGCCGGGAGCTGCCTGGGTGTCACCGGCTCGGGCACGGTCGGGGTCTGGGCGAGCAGGCCCGCGATCTTCTCCAGGGAGGCCGCCGCCGACTGGTAGGAGTTCAGGAACATCCCGAGCCGGTCGATCGGGTCGTACAGCCGCCGCAGATACAGCACTGCCGCCGCCAGTACACCCAGCTCCAGCGAGTCCTGCGCCACTCGGTAGGCGCCCCACAGCACGATCCCCGCGACGGCCGTGTTGGCGACCAGCCGGGAACTGACGACATAGCGGGCCATCTCCAGCAGCGCGTCGCCGTTGACCCGCTCGTGCCGCTTGTTCAGTACGGCGAACTCGGCGTCGTTGGCGGCCTCGCGACGGAACGCGCGCACCGGCCGGATGCCGTTCATCGTCTCCACGAACTTGACGATCACGGCGGCGATCGCGGTCGACCGCTTCCGGTACACCCGGCCCGCGCGCCGCCGGTAACCCCGCACGAGCAGGTACAGCGGCACGAAGGACGCCACCGCGACCGCGCCGAGGGCGAGATCCAGCCAGAGCAGCAGGGCGGAGATGTAGAGGAAGGACAGGATGACGGTGACGAGTTCCTGCAGGCCCTCATTGAGCAGTTCGCGCAGCGACTCCACGTCCGTCGTCGAACGGGAGATGAGGCGCCCCGAGGTGTAGCGCTCGTGGAAGTCGATGCTCAGCGCCTGGGCGTGCCGGAAGATGCGGCCGCGCAGGTCGAGCAGCACGTCCTGGTTGACGCGGGCGGAGACCAGGATGAACGCGTACTGGAGCCCGCCGGAGGACAGCGCGGACAGCAGATAACCGGCGCCGACGGCGATCAGCGGGCCGTTGTCGTGGTCCCGGAACGCCGGAACCGCGCGGTCGATGGCGTACGCGACCAGCAGCGGGCCCGCCTGTACGGCCGCCTGCTGGAGCAGCAGCAGGAACGTGGTGAGGGTGACCCGCGCTTTCATCGGCGCGAGCAGGGAGCGCAGCAGGAGGGAGGTGGCGCGCGGGGGAGTGGGCAGGACGTCGCGGTCGAAGGCGTCCGCGGCGTCCTTGTGACGGGGGAGTTCCGGTTCGTCGTCCGCCGTGGGGGCGTTGGTGGTGGGGGCCGTCATCGGTCGTCGTCCTTCGCTTCCCCGGTGCCGGACATGAGGTGGGCGTACTCGGCGTTGGTGCGCAGGAGTTCGTGGTGGGTGCCCACGGCGGTGATACGGCCGTCGGACAGCAGCGCGACGCGGTCGGCGAGCAGCACGGTCGAGGGGCGGTGCGCCACGATGAGCGCGGTGGTGTCCGCGAGGACGTCGCGCAGCGCGGCCTCCACGGCGGCCTCGGTGTGCACGTCCAGCGCGGACAGGGGGTCGTCGAGGACGAGGAATCCGGGCTTGCCGACCACGGCCCGGGCCAGGGCGAGGCGTTGGCGCTGGCCGCCGGAGAGGCTGAGGCCCTGTTCGCCGACCTGGGTGTCGGTGCCGTGGGGGAGGGCGTGTACGAAGTCCGCCTGCGCGACGGACAGGGCGCGGTCCAGTTCCTGTTCGTCCATGCCCAGCAGGACGTTGTCCTTGACGCTGGCCGAGAAGAGCGTGGGTTCCTCGAAGGCGACGGCCACCTTCGAGCGCAGCTCTTCTCTGGACATGGCGGTGATGTCCTCGCCGTCCAGGGTGATGCGGCCGGATGTCACCTCGTGGAGGCGGGGGACGAGGGCGGTGAGGGTCGTCTTGCCGCTGCCCGTCGTGCCGACCAGGGCCATGGATTCGCCGGGGCGGATGTGGAGGTCCACGCGGTCGAGGATGGGTGGGGAGTCCTCGGGGGCGTCCGGGTAGCGGAACCGGACGTGGTGGAACCGGAGGCCTTCGTCGTCGGGTGCGCGTTTGTCGGGGCCGGCCGCGTCCCGCGGCGGAGCCGCATTTCGATACAGCTCCGCGTCCCTGCGGGGTGCGTCTTCCTGCTCCGGCACTTCATTGATCACCTCGAAGTAGCGCTCCGTCGCCGTCGCCGCTTCCTGGGTCATCGCCAGCAGGAAGCCGATGGATTCCACCGGCCACCTGAGCGCAAGTGCCGTCGACAGGAAGGCCACCAACGTGCCCGCCGACAACTCCCCGTCGGCCACCTGCACGCAGCCCAGGACCAGCGCCGCCCCGATGGCCACCTCGGGGAGGGTGGTGATGACGCCCCAGATCGTGGCCAGCAGGCCCGCCTTGCGCAGCTCGGTTCCCCGCAGCTTCCCGGACAGTTCACGGAAGGCCCGTGCCTGGGACCGGTGGCGGCCGAAGCCCTTGATGATCCGGATGCCGAGCACGCTCTCCTCGACGACCGTCGTGAGGTCGCCGACCTGGTCCTGGGCGAGCCGCGCCACACGGTGGTACCGCTTCTCGAAGACCATGCACGTGATCACCACGGGGATGGCCGGCCCCAGGATCACCAGCCCGAGCGTCCAGTCCTGGAGCAGCATGATGATCACACCGACGGTGATCGTCACGCTGTTGACCAGCAGGAACGTCAGCGGAAAGGCGAGGAACATGCGCAGGAGCATGAGGTCCGTGGTGGCCCGGGACAGCAGCTGGCCGGACGCCCAGCGGTCGTGGAAGGCCACCGGGAGGCGCTGGAGGTGCCGGTACAGGCCCGCCCGCATCTCCGCCTCGACGTGGGAGAGCGGTCTCGCCACCAGCCATCGCCGCAGTCCGAACAGCAGCGCCTCCGCGAACCCGAGCAGCAGCAGGTACAGCGCCCCGAGCCATACGCCCGCGGTGTCTCCGTCGGCGACCGGCCCGTCCACCATCCACTTCAGGACGAGGGGGATCACCAGCCCCGTACAGGAGGCGAGGATCGCCACGAACGCGGCGGTGATCAGCCGCGCGCGGGCCGGCCGGACGTACGGCCACAGGCGCAGCAGGGTCCTCACGGCCGATCGGTCCTTGGTGGTTGCACGTGTCGTGGACATCAGCTGCGAGCCTACGGACCGGCACTGACAACGCCCACCGAGTTTTGGCCGGACCGGAATCGGCCGTTGGTCCTACGACCTGCATGTTCGAGGGGTCGTACGGCCGCATCCACCGATCGGTTGATGCCGGGTCGAGCGCGACGGGCGATGTGGCGGCGGGGCCCGTGCCGGGACGCTGATGCCATGTCCGTCATCGAAGTCAGCGAACTGCGCAAGTCCTACGGCGGCCGGGCCGTCGTCGACGGTGTCTCCTTCGCCGTCGAGGAGGGCGAGATTTTTGGAATTCTTGGCCCGAACGGCGCCGGGAAGACCACCACCGTCGAGTGCGTCGAGGGTCTGAGGATTCCCGACACGGGCCGCGTGCGGGTCACCGGTCTCGCCCCCGTCGCCGACCACGCGCGCGTGGCCCGCGTCCTCGGCGCCCAGCTCCAGGAGAGCGAACTCCAGGCCAAACTCACCGTCCGTGAGGCCCTGGAGCTGTACAGCGCGTTCCACGACAAGCCCCTCGACTGGCGCCCGCTCGCCGAGCGCCTGGGGCTGACCCAGAAGCTCACCACCCGGTTCGGCAAGCTCTCCGGCGGCCAGAAGCAGCGCCTGTTCATCGCGCTCGCGCTCGTCGGCAATCCCCGGGTCGTCGTCCTGGACGAGCTGACCACCGGGCTCGATCCGCGTGCCCGCCGCGACACCTGGGAGCTCATCGAGGACATCCGCGCCAACGGCGTCACCGTCCTGCTCGTCACGCACTTCATGGAGGAGGCGCAGCGGCTCTGCGACCGGATCGCCGTGATCGACAGGGGCCGGATCGCCGCCCTGGACACCCCGGCGGGCCTCATCCACCGCTCGGCGGGCGCCACCGTCATCAGCTTCACCCCGTCCGCCCCGCTCGACGCACACGAACTGAACACGCTGCCCGCCCTCGCCTCCATCGAGGACCGGGACGGCCGCCTCACCCTGTCCGGCACCGACGAGACCGTGAACGCCGTGATCACCCTGCTCGCCCGCCGGCACGTCACCGCCCACCAGCTCCGTGTCGTCGACGCCACCCTCGACGACGCCTTCCTCGACCTGACCCAGGAGGCCACGGCATGAACACCGCCGTACTGCGGACCGAGGTCCGACTCTTCCGCCGCGAACCCGGCGCCCTCTTCTGGATCCTGCTGTTCCCCACCCTGCTCCTGGTGATCCTCGGCTCGATCCCGTCCTTCCGGAACCACGAGGCCGACCTCGGCGGCCTCAGGACCATCGATGTCTACGTCCCGGTGGCCGTGCTCCTCGGCCTGATCGTCAGCGGCCTGCAGTCCATGCCGCAGACCCTCACCGGCTACCGCGAGCGCGGCATCCTGCGCCGCATGTCCACCACCCCGGTCCGCCCGACCGCCCTGCTCACCGCGCAGATGACCGTCTACGGCGGCGCCGCCCTGGCATCCGCGCTGCTCGCCCTGTTCGTCGGACGGTTCGCCTTCGCCGTACGACTGCCCGAGCAGCTGTTCGGGTACCTGCTGGCCCTGGTTCTGGCCGTGCTCGTCGCCCTCGCGCTGGGCGCGGTGATCTCCGCGCTGTCCCGGACGACGAAGATCGCCGGTGCCATCGGATCCGCCGTGTTCTTCCCGTCGATGTTCTGCGCGGGTGTGTGGGCGCCGGTGCAGACCATGCCGGACGTCCTCGCCCGGATCGTCGGGTACACCCCGTTCGGCGCGGCCGCCGAGGCCCTGAACCGGGCCGCGGCCGGCGACTGGCCGGGCTGGACCCACCTGGGCGTGCTCGTCGCCTGGACGGTGCTGCTCACGGCCGCCGCGTCGCGCTGGTTCCGCTGGGAGTAGGCGAACGGGGCCGTGCAGACTGAGGACATGACCGTGGTGGACACGCAACTCGAGCGCCGCCTGGAACAACTGCACATCTGGGGACCGTACGCGCTGCTCGGCGTCAGCGCCGTCCTCGCGGTCGTCTCCGCGGACCTCATGGACGGCCCCGCCGAGTGGTACACCGCCGGCGCCTTGGTCGGCGCCGCGCTCGTGCTCCAGCTGTGGTGGCACGGCACCCGCTACCGCCGTGCCGACCGCGGCCGCAGTCCCTCCCCGGCCGGCGCCGCCTACTACGCCGTCCGCTGGGCGATCGCCTTCGTCCTCACCTGGATCAACCCGTTCTTCGCGTTCTACGCGGCCACCGGCTACATGGACGCCGACGAGCTGATCCCCGGCATGTGGCGGCGGCTCGGACTGTTCGCGAGCGCGGTCATCGTGGCGGGCGCGCAGGTCGGCGGACTGCCGGTGACCAGTACGGCGCAGTGGCTCGGATTCGCCGGGCTGCTGATCGTCAACTTCGGCCTCCAGGCCTTCGTCGCCCACATCACCGAGCAGGAGGAACAGCGCTCCCGGGAACGGGCCCAGACCATCGAGGCACTGCGGGCGGCGCTCGACGAGAACGCCGCCCTGCACGCCCAACTCCTCGTCCAGGCAAGGGAAGCGGGCGTCTCCGACGAGCGCCGACGGCTCGCCGCCGAGATCCACGACACCCTCGCCCAGGGTCTGACCGGCATCATCGCCCAGCTCCAGGTGGTCGCGAACACGCCCGACGAGGTCCAGGCCCGTGAGCACGTCCACCGCGCCATGGACCTCGCCCGGCACAGCCTCGGCGAGGCCCGCCGCTCGGTGCACAACCTCGCCCCCGTCGCGCTGGAGCACGACGGGTTGCCCCAGGCCCTGAGGAACACGGTTGCCGACTGGGGCGAACGGACCGGAATCCGCGCCGAGTTCACCGTCGCCGGAACCATCGAGCAGCTTCACGACGAGGTCTCGGCCACCCTCCTGCGCATCGCCCAGGAAGCCCTCTCCAACGCCTCCCGGCACGCCCGGGCCGGCCGCCTCGGCGTCACCCTGACCTTCCTGGGCAGCGAGGTCATCCTCGACATCCGCGACGACGGCGCCGGCTTCGACCCCCTCGCCCTTCCGGCCCGCTCCCGCACCGGCGGCTTCGGACTCGACGGCATGCGGGCCCGCGCCGAACGCATCGCGGGCTCCCTCACCGTCGAGTCCGAACCGGGCCACGGCACCGCGCTGTCGGCTCGCGTACCGTTGGTCCGCCATGACCAGTGACGTGGGTATCTCGGTGCTGATCGTCGACGACCATCCCGTCGTACGGGACGGTCTGCGCGGCATGTTCGACTCCGCGCCGGGATTCAAGGTTCTCGGCGAGGCGTCGAACGGCGTCGAGGCGCTGGAGAAGGCCACCGCGCTGGACCCGGATGTGATCCTGATGGACCTGCGGATGCCGGGCGGTGGGGGAGTCGACGCCATCCGTGAGCTCACGCACCGCTCCGCCCGCGCGAAGGTGCTGGTCCTGACGACGTACGACACGGACTCCGACACCCTGCCGGCCATCGAGGCGGGCGCGACGGGCTATCTGCTGAAGGACGCCCCGCGCGACGAGCTGTTCACGGCCGTGCGGGCGGCGGCAGAAGGCCGTACGGTGCTGTCCCCGGCCGTGGCATCCCGGCTGGTCTCGGCCGTCCGCGCCCCCAAGGCTCCTGGTAACGAGCCCCTCTCCGCCCGCGAGCGCGAGGTGCTCGCCCTGGTTGCCCGGGGCACGTCCAACCGCGAGATCGCCCGCGAACTGTTCATCAGCGAGGCGACCGTGAAAACCCATCTCACCCACCTCTACGCCAAGTTGGGCGTCAACGACCGTGCGGCGGCGGTCGCGACGGCTTACCAGCGGGGCATCCTCGGCTGACCGGGCAGGTCGGCGCGGTCCCGTCGTCTCACCCGGCCACCCGCAGCAGCAGCACCGCCCGCGCCGGAACCGTGATCGACGCCCCCGCCCGGTGCACCACCCCCGGCGCCTCCTCCTGCTCCTCCCTCGACGTGTCGACGACCACCTCGTACCGCTCCGCCCACGGCGGCCCCGGCAGCAGGAAGCTCGCCGGCCGGTCCCCGGCGTGCAGGACGGCGAGGAAGCTGTCGTCCACGATCGGCGCGCCGCGTTCGTCCCGGCCGGGGATGTCGCGCCCCGACAGATACATGCCGAGCGTGCCGGCGGGGGCGTACCAGTCCCGCTCCGTCATCTCCGCGCCGCGAGCCGTGAACCAGGCCAGGTCGCGCAGGCCGTCCGCGGAGTGGGCCCGCCCCGAGAAGAACGCCCGACGCCTGAGCACCGGGTGCCGGTGACGTAGTGCGATCAGCCGGGCGGTGAGGTCGAACAGCGCCTTCCAGCCGGGGTCCTCCAGCAGGCCCCAGTCCACCCAGCTGATCTCGTTGTCCTGGCAGTACGCGTTGTTGTTGCCGCGCTGTGTGCGACCCAGCTCGTCGCCCGCGACCAGCATCGGCACACCCGTCGACAGCAGCAGCGTGGTGAGCAGGTTCCGCAACTGCCGCCGCCTGAGCGCCCGTACGCGCTCGTCGTCCGTCTCCCCCTCCGTCCCGCAGTTCCACGCCCGGTTGTCGTCCGTGCCGTCCCGGTTGCCCTCGCCGTTCGCCTCGTTGTGTTTCCGCTCGTACGACACCAGGTCCCGCAGGGTGAAACCGTCGTGCGCGGTGATGAAGTTGACCGAGGCGTACGGCCGGCGCCCGCCCCAGGCGTACAGGTCGCTGGAACCGGAGAGGCGATACCCCAGATCCCGGACGTCGGGCAGGGCGCCCCGCCAGAAGTCGCGTACGGCGTTGCGGTAGCGGTCGTTCCACTCCGTCCACAGGGGCGGGAAGGCACCCACCTGATAGCCCCCGGAGCCCACGTCCCAGGGCTCGGCGATCAGCTTCACGCGCCGCAGCACCGGGTCCTGGGCGATGACCGCGAGGAACGGGGACAGCATGTCGACGTCGTGCATGGAACGGGCCAGCGCGGCGGCCAGATCGAACCGGAAGCCGTCCACGCCCATCTCCGTCACCCAGTAGCGCAGGGAGTCGGTGATCAGCCTCAGGACGTGCGGCTGGACCACGTGCAGGGTGTTGCCGCAGCCCGTGTAGTCCGCGTAGCGCCGGGCGTCGGACTGCAACCGGTAGTACCCCCGGTTGTCGATGCCCTTCAGGGACAGCGTGGGGCCCAGCTCGCCCGCCTCCGCGGTGTGGTTGTAGACCACGTCGAGGATGACCTCGATCCCGGCGGCGTGCAGCGCGCGCACCATGCGCTTGAACTCGCCGACCTGCTGGCCCGTCGTACCGGAGGCGGCGTAGGCCGCGTGGGGCGCGAAGTAGCCGATGGAGTTGTAGCCCCAGTAGTTCTTGAGGCCGCGCCGCAGCAGGTGGTCCTCGTGCGCGAACTGGTGGACGGGGAGCAGCTCGACGGCCGTGACGCCGAGTTCCACGAGGTGCTCGATCGCGGCCGGGTGCGCCAAACCGGCGTACGTCCCGCGCAGTTCCTCGGGGATGCCGGGGTGCAGCGCGGTGAACCCGCGCACATGCACCTCGTAGATCACCGAGTCGGCCCACGGGGTCTTCGGGCGACGGTCCTCGGCCCAGTCGTCGTCATCGTGGACGACCACGCCCTTCGGGACGTACGGCGCCGAGTCCCGGTCGTCCCGTACGGTGTCCGCCACCTGCTGGTGGGGCCAGTCGCGGACATGGCCGTACACCTCGGGCGGCAGGCTGAAGTCGCCGTCCACCGCGCGGGCGTACGGGTCGAGGAGCAGCTTCGAGGAGTTCCAGCGGCCGCCGGTCCACGGGTCCCAGCGGCCGTGCACCCGGAAGCCGTAGCGCTGGCCGGGCATGACACCGGGCACGAAGCCGTGCCAGATCTCGTGGGTGAGCTCGGTGAGCCGGGCCCGGGTCTCCTTGCCGTCCGCGTCGAACAGACACAGCTCGACCGCCTCGGCCCCGCCCGCCCACAGCGCGAAGTTGGTCCCCGCCACCCCGTCCGGGCCGACTCGGAACCGGGCGCCCAGCGGCGTCGGCGCCCCGGGCCACACCGGCACGGCGGGCGCCTTGCGCTGCGCGCCGTTCACCAGCGCGGCGGGGCGCTCCTCGGCGGCTTCGGTCACCGCCTCCTGCTCGGCTGCGCTGGACACCGGTCGGCCTCCCACGGCTCATGGAGCAACGCGGAAAAGGGCGCACGGCGTCCCGGCCGCGACACCCCCTCGCGTCGTTCTCCCCACTGTTCTGCCCAGCGCTTGCCTCGCACTCACGTTTCGCTGCGTTTGCTTGGGCCGGGCGCCCGTGGATCTGCCAGGTCAGGTTGTGGGGCGGCCGCGGAGTGGTGGGGGCCGGTCGCGCAGTTCCTCGTGCCCCCAAGGGGCGCGTCCGTGGTGCCGTAGCGCCAAAGGGGTGCACGTGCCTGCGGCCACCGACCTCACGTTTCCCCAGGGTGGGCCCGGTCGTTGGGCTGGGCGTGAGGCAGAGACAAGGGCGCGCTCGGCGCGCGGGGGCCGTTCTGGCCGCCGTCATGACATGGGCAGGACTGCTGGCCGGGGTCGCCGGCTGTACGGCGGACGGGGGTGGCGGGATCGGCGGTGTCGGCGGATTCGGGAAGCCTCCCGCGCCCGAGGACGTGATCAGGGTCGCGCCCGACGACGGCACCAAGGGCGTGCCGCCCGAGGAGAGGCTGCGGGTCCGCGTCCCCAGCGGACGCCTCGAGTCGGTCACCGTCGTCAAGTCCCAGGACGCGCAGGACTTCCCGGTGCCCGGGCGCATCTCCGAGGACGGCCTGCGCTGGGAACCCGACGAGGCACAGCTGGCGCTGGCCGCCAAGTACACCGTCGACGCGGTCGCCCTGGACGGCCACGGCCGCCGCTCGGCCCGGCACACGACGTTCACCACCTACGTCCCCGAGGAACGGTTCATCGGGTACGTCAGCCCCGAGAACCGCTCCACCGTCGGCACCGGGATGATCGTCTCCCTGGAGTTCAACCGGGAGATCGAGCACCGAGCCGCCGTCGAACGCGCCGTACGCGTCACCTCGAAGCCAGCCGTCGAGATCCGCCCGCACTGGTTCGGCAACGGCCGCCTCGACTTCCGCCCCGAGCACTACTGGAGACCCGGCACCCGCGTGACGGTCGCGCTCAGACTCCGTGATGTGGAAGGGGCGTCCGGCGTCTACGGCCTCCAGTACCGGACCTTCGCCTTCACCGTCGGCCGCAGCCAGGTCTCCCTCGTCGACGCGGCCCGGCACACCATGCAGGTCAGACGGGACGGTGAACTGATCGCCACCGTGCCGATCACCGCCGGCGCCCCGAAGACGACCACGTACAACGGAAAGATGGTCGTCACCGAGATGCTCGAAGTGACCCGTATGAACAGCCGCACGGTCGGCTTCGGCGGCGAGTACGACATCCCGGACGTCCCGCACGCCCTGCGTCTGACCGACTCCGGCACCTTCCTGCACGGCAACTACTGGGCGCCGAGCGCCCCCGGCAGAGTCAATGTCAGCCACGGCTGTGTGGGCCTCAGGGACGTGAAGGGCGGCAGCTCGGACACGCCCGCGGGCTGGTTCTTCGACCGCAGCCTGGTCGGGGACGTCGTCGAGGTCGTCCACAGCAATGACAAAAAGGTCGCTCCTGACAATGGCCTTGGAGGCTGGAATATGGGCTGGAAGGAGTGGAAGGCAGGCAGTGCGGTGAAGTAACCCGACAGGGGGGTGGGTCGGCCCAACTTTCCGTTGAAGTTGGGACTGAATGGTGACCTTGGGCTCACACGATGCTCAAAACTCTGCGGTTAATATTCGCCAACGCGTTCGTGGAACGCGCTGGGGAGCGGGCCTGACCAGGCCCTTCGAGGGGAGAAAAGACTTGAACGTGCGACCGATATCGGGGGCGTCGGTTGACGCGCGGGGGCGCAGGGCCAAGGGGCTGTCGGCGCTGATACTCGGCGTTCTGCTGCTGGCCGTCAGCGCCTGCGGCGGAGGAAATTCCGGAACCGGTGACGCCAAGGCCGAGAAGGGCGACTCGTCCGCCACCGAGACCAAGCAGTCCGAGGCGGTCGTCTCCATCAGCCCGAAGGACGGGGCGAAGTCCGTCGACACCAGCGGCGCCCTCAGGGTCGGTGCCACCCAGGGCAAGTTGACCGAGGTCCAGGTCAAGGACGCCAAGGGCACCGCGATAGCAGGGAAGATAACCGGGGACGGCGCCTCCTGGACGCCGTCCACCCACCTCGCCGCCGGCACCGCCTACACCGTGCACGCGGTCGCGAAGGACGCCAACGGCCGTACGGCGGCCGAGGACTCCAGCTTCACCACCCTGACGCCGAAGAACACCTTCACCGGCACGTTCACGCCCGAGGACGGTTCGACGGTCGGCGTCGGAATGCCGTTCTCCATCCGCTTCACCCGGGGCATCACCAGCCCCGCGGACGTCGAGAAGGCCATCACCGTCAAGACCGAACCGGCCGTCGAGGTCGAGGGCCACTGGTTCGGCAACGACCGCCTGGACTTCCGTCCCGAGCAGTACTGGAAGGAAGGCACCAAGGTCACCGTCGACCTCAACCTGAACGGGGTCGAGGGCCGCGACGGCGTCTACGGCAAGCAGGACAAGACCGTCTCCTTCACCGTCGGCCGCAACCAGGTCTCCGTCGTGGACGCCGAGAAGCACACGATGAAGGTCACCCAGGACGGCAAGACCATCAAGACCATCAATGTCACCACCGGCAAGCCCGGCTACGACACCTGGAACGGCCAGATGGTCATCAGCGAGAAGCTCGCGGTGACCCGGATGAACGGCGACACCGTCGGCTACGGCGGCGAGTACGACATCAAGGACGTCCCGCACGCCGCCCGGCTGACCGACTCCGGCACCTTCATCCACGGCAACTACTGGGGCGGCGACGCCTTCGGCAACTACAACGCCAGCCACGGCTGCGTGGGCCTGCGTGACGTCAAGGGCGGTTACGACAGCGGTGTGCCGGCCGCCTGGTTCTTCAACCACTCGCTGATCGGTGACGTGGTCGTGGTCAAGAACTCCGACGACGCGACGGTCGCGCCGGAGAACGGCCTCAACGGCTGGAACAT
This portion of the Streptomyces canus genome encodes:
- a CDS encoding L,D-transpeptidase, giving the protein MNVRPISGASVDARGRRAKGLSALILGVLLLAVSACGGGNSGTGDAKAEKGDSSATETKQSEAVVSISPKDGAKSVDTSGALRVGATQGKLTEVQVKDAKGTAIAGKITGDGASWTPSTHLAAGTAYTVHAVAKDANGRTAAEDSSFTTLTPKNTFTGTFTPEDGSTVGVGMPFSIRFTRGITSPADVEKAITVKTEPAVEVEGHWFGNDRLDFRPEQYWKEGTKVTVDLNLNGVEGRDGVYGKQDKTVSFTVGRNQVSVVDAEKHTMKVTQDGKTIKTINVTTGKPGYDTWNGQMVISEKLAVTRMNGDTVGYGGEYDIKDVPHAARLTDSGTFIHGNYWGGDAFGNYNASHGCVGLRDVKGGYDSGVPAAWFFNHSLIGDVVVVKNSDDATVAPENGLNGWNMSWEKWKA
- a CDS encoding L,D-transpeptidase — encoded protein: MRQRQGRARRAGAVLAAVMTWAGLLAGVAGCTADGGGGIGGVGGFGKPPAPEDVIRVAPDDGTKGVPPEERLRVRVPSGRLESVTVVKSQDAQDFPVPGRISEDGLRWEPDEAQLALAAKYTVDAVALDGHGRRSARHTTFTTYVPEERFIGYVSPENRSTVGTGMIVSLEFNREIEHRAAVERAVRVTSKPAVEIRPHWFGNGRLDFRPEHYWRPGTRVTVALRLRDVEGASGVYGLQYRTFAFTVGRSQVSLVDAARHTMQVRRDGELIATVPITAGAPKTTTYNGKMVVTEMLEVTRMNSRTVGFGGEYDIPDVPHALRLTDSGTFLHGNYWAPSAPGRVNVSHGCVGLRDVKGGSSDTPAGWFFDRSLVGDVVEVVHSNDKKVAPDNGLGGWNMGWKEWKAGSAVK
- the glgX gene encoding glycogen debranching protein GlgX; translation: MSSAAEQEAVTEAAEERPAALVNGAQRKAPAVPVWPGAPTPLGARFRVGPDGVAGTNFALWAGGAEAVELCLFDADGKETRARLTELTHEIWHGFVPGVMPGQRYGFRVHGRWDPWTGGRWNSSKLLLDPYARAVDGDFSLPPEVYGHVRDWPHQQVADTVRDDRDSAPYVPKGVVVHDDDDWAEDRRPKTPWADSVIYEVHVRGFTALHPGIPEELRGTYAGLAHPAAIEHLVELGVTAVELLPVHQFAHEDHLLRRGLKNYWGYNSIGYFAPHAAYAASGTTGQQVGEFKRMVRALHAAGIEVILDVVYNHTAEAGELGPTLSLKGIDNRGYYRLQSDARRYADYTGCGNTLHVVQPHVLRLITDSLRYWVTEMGVDGFRFDLAAALARSMHDVDMLSPFLAVIAQDPVLRRVKLIAEPWDVGSGGYQVGAFPPLWTEWNDRYRNAVRDFWRGALPDVRDLGYRLSGSSDLYAWGGRRPYASVNFITAHDGFTLRDLVSYERKHNEANGEGNRDGTDDNRAWNCGTEGETDDERVRALRRRQLRNLLTTLLLSTGVPMLVAGDELGRTQRGNNNAYCQDNEISWVDWGLLEDPGWKALFDLTARLIALRHRHPVLRRRAFFSGRAHSADGLRDLAWFTARGAEMTERDWYAPAGTLGMYLSGRDIPGRDERGAPIVDDSFLAVLHAGDRPASFLLPGPPWAERYEVVVDTSREEQEEAPGVVHRAGASITVPARAVLLLRVAG